A genomic segment from Frateuria edaphi encodes:
- a CDS encoding S1/P1 nuclease produces the protein MFLRRSAVLLLACFLLVPDAHAWGPNGHRIVAELAQRHLSPAAEAQVARLLGPEHTRRLADVATWADDIQDDPSQQALWKATRSLHYINFGDRDCDYQPPRDCREGRCVVEGLAHYVAVLGDRSQSEDARREALKFVVHFVGDVHQPLHAGYRPDKGGNTYQVQFRDQGSNLHRVWDSGMLRTRGLDWQAYAKRLDALGMVALPPVAGAPFAAWAEESCRLTRDIYPDGHAVGAAYVRTQLPVAERRLRQAGRRLAQLLNRTLG, from the coding sequence ATGTTCCTGCGTCGTTCCGCCGTTCTCCTGCTCGCCTGTTTCCTGCTGGTCCCTGACGCCCATGCCTGGGGACCGAACGGTCATCGCATCGTCGCCGAGCTCGCCCAGCGCCACCTGAGTCCCGCCGCCGAAGCCCAGGTCGCGCGCCTGCTGGGCCCCGAGCACACGCGCCGGCTGGCCGACGTCGCCACCTGGGCCGACGACATCCAGGACGATCCATCGCAACAGGCGCTGTGGAAGGCCACGCGCAGCCTGCACTACATCAACTTCGGCGACCGCGACTGCGACTACCAGCCGCCGCGCGACTGCCGCGAGGGACGGTGCGTGGTCGAGGGCCTGGCGCACTACGTCGCCGTGCTCGGCGACCGGAGCCAGAGCGAGGATGCACGCCGCGAGGCCCTGAAGTTCGTGGTGCATTTCGTCGGTGACGTGCACCAGCCGCTGCACGCCGGCTATCGACCCGACAAGGGCGGCAACACCTACCAGGTGCAGTTCCGGGACCAGGGCAGCAACCTGCATCGCGTGTGGGACTCGGGGATGCTGCGCACCCGTGGATTGGACTGGCAGGCGTACGCGAAGCGGCTGGATGCGCTCGGGATGGTCGCGCTGCCGCCGGTGGCGGGCGCGCCGTTCGCGGCATGGGCGGAGGAATCCTGCCGGCTCACCCGCGACATCTATCCGGACGGCCATGCGGTTGGCGCCGCTTACGTCAGGACGCAGTTGCCGGTGGCCGAACGGCGACTGCGCCAGGCGGGGCGGCGGTTGGCCCAATTGCTCAACCGCACCCTGGGATGA
- the tkt gene encoding transketolase codes for MTTRRELANAVRALAMDAVEAAKSGHPGMPMGMADIAEVLWNDFLKHNPADPKWPNRDRFVLSNGHGSMLQYALLHLAGYDLPMAELKRFRQLHSKTAGHPEYGHTPGVETTTGPLGQGLANAVGFALAEKVLAAHFNRPGHTVVDHHTYVFLGDGCLMEGISHEACSLAGTWGLGKLVAIYDDNGISIDGEVHGWFTDDTAKRFEAYGWNVIRGVDGHDAEAIKRAISQATAQSEKPTLICARTIIGFGAPHKQGKEESHGAPLGKDEIAAAREQLGWSYPPFEIPSEIYAGWDAKAAGAKREQEWNATLDAYAKAHPELAAEFKRRLSGELPADWNDKARAYIAKMQSEGPEVASRKASQMALDAFGPLLPELIGGSADLAGSNLTKWKGSKDAGNGNSSDGQGNYVYYGVREFGMTAIANGLALHGGFIPYDATFLVFSDYARNAVRMSALIPAHAIHVYTHDSIGLGEDGPTHQPVEHLASLRYIPNNQVWRPCDAVESAVSWKAAIERKGNPACLVFSRQNLKHQQRSEQQVADIARGAYVLSDPADTKFKAIIIATGSEVELAMEAARTLAQQGVPVRVVSMPCTEVFDEQPLEYREGILPSWCRARVAVEAATADYWRKYVGLDGEVIGMTGFGASAPAPQLFEHFGFTVTNVVDAVKRVVG; via the coding sequence ATGACCACCCGCCGCGAACTTGCCAACGCCGTGCGCGCCCTCGCCATGGACGCCGTCGAGGCGGCCAAGTCCGGCCATCCGGGCATGCCGATGGGCATGGCCGACATCGCCGAAGTGCTGTGGAACGATTTCCTGAAGCACAACCCGGCCGATCCGAAGTGGCCCAACCGCGACCGCTTCGTGCTCTCCAACGGCCACGGCTCGATGCTGCAGTACGCGTTGCTGCATTTGGCCGGCTACGACCTGCCGATGGCGGAGCTCAAGCGCTTCCGCCAGCTGCATTCGAAGACCGCCGGCCACCCCGAGTACGGCCACACGCCCGGCGTGGAAACCACCACCGGCCCGCTCGGCCAGGGCCTGGCCAACGCGGTGGGTTTCGCGCTCGCCGAGAAGGTGCTGGCGGCGCATTTCAACCGCCCCGGTCACACGGTAGTGGACCACCACACCTACGTGTTCCTGGGCGACGGCTGTCTGATGGAAGGCATCTCGCACGAAGCCTGCTCGCTGGCCGGTACCTGGGGTTTGGGCAAGCTCGTGGCGATCTACGACGACAACGGCATCTCCATCGATGGCGAGGTGCACGGCTGGTTCACCGACGACACCGCCAAGCGCTTCGAGGCCTACGGCTGGAACGTGATCCGCGGCGTGGACGGCCATGACGCCGAGGCGATCAAGCGCGCGATCTCGCAGGCCACCGCGCAGAGCGAAAAGCCCACGCTGATCTGCGCCCGCACCATCATCGGCTTCGGCGCGCCGCACAAGCAGGGCAAGGAAGAGAGCCACGGCGCGCCGCTGGGCAAGGACGAAATCGCCGCCGCGCGCGAGCAGCTCGGCTGGAGCTACCCGCCGTTCGAAATTCCTTCCGAAATCTATGCCGGTTGGGACGCCAAGGCCGCCGGTGCCAAGCGTGAGCAGGAGTGGAACGCCACGCTGGATGCCTACGCCAAGGCGCACCCGGAGCTGGCCGCCGAATTCAAGCGCCGCCTCTCTGGCGAGCTGCCGGCCGACTGGAACGACAAGGCGCGGGCCTACATCGCGAAGATGCAGTCCGAAGGGCCCGAAGTGGCCTCGCGCAAGGCCTCGCAGATGGCGCTGGACGCCTTCGGTCCGCTGCTGCCGGAACTGATCGGCGGCTCGGCGGATCTCGCCGGCTCCAACCTCACCAAGTGGAAGGGCAGCAAGGACGCCGGCAACGGCAACAGCAGCGACGGCCAGGGCAACTATGTCTACTACGGCGTGCGCGAGTTCGGCATGACCGCGATCGCCAACGGCCTGGCGCTGCACGGCGGCTTCATTCCCTACGACGCCACCTTCCTGGTGTTCTCCGACTACGCGCGTAACGCCGTGCGCATGAGCGCGCTGATCCCGGCGCACGCGATCCACGTCTACACCCATGATTCGATCGGCCTGGGCGAGGACGGCCCGACGCACCAGCCGGTCGAGCACCTGGCCAGCCTGCGTTACATTCCGAACAACCAGGTGTGGCGCCCCTGTGACGCGGTCGAATCGGCCGTGTCGTGGAAGGCCGCCATCGAGCGCAAGGGCAATCCGGCCTGCCTGGTGTTCTCGCGCCAGAACCTCAAGCACCAGCAGCGCAGCGAGCAGCAGGTGGCCGACATCGCGCGCGGCGCGTACGTCCTATCCGATCCGGCCGACACGAAGTTCAAGGCGATCATCATCGCCACCGGCTCGGAAGTGGAACTCGCGATGGAAGCGGCCCGGACGCTGGCCCAGCAGGGCGTGCCGGTGCGCGTGGTCTCGATGCCCTGCACCGAGGTGTTCGACGAGCAGCCGCTGGAATACCGCGAGGGCATCCTGCCGTCGTGGTGCCGCGCGCGCGTGGCGGTGGAAGCGGCCACGGCCGACTACTGGCGCAAGTACGTGGGCCTGGATGGTGAAGTCATCGGCATGACCGGCTTCGGCGCCTCGGCCCCGGCGCCGCAGCTGTTCGAGCATTTCGGCTTCACCGTCACGAACGTGGTGGATGCGGTCAAGCGCGTGGTCGGCTGA
- a CDS encoding MBL fold metallo-hydrolase, whose protein sequence is MQAQITPFFHAPTSTWSYLVRDAATGEAAIIDAALDFDPATGELGHASAAAILQAAERDGAQVRWILETHAHADHLSAAAWLRASTGAQTAIGAGIEQVQETFRQRLGLEDEPELDGRAFDRLLHDGDALPLGELVIHVIATPGHTPDSLSYLIGDAVFVGDTLFSPEAGSARCDFPGGDANALYQSVWRIYGLPVTRMFLAHDYPAAGSAPRAEVPIAEQRAGNKHIRDGVTEEAFVAMRRQRDAGLPPPRLLWPALQVNIRGGRLPPPEGNGQHYFKLPLQVLD, encoded by the coding sequence ATGCAGGCACAGATCACCCCCTTCTTCCACGCGCCCACCTCGACGTGGAGCTACCTGGTGCGCGACGCCGCCACGGGCGAGGCGGCCATCATCGATGCCGCGCTGGACTTCGACCCGGCCACCGGCGAACTCGGCCACGCCAGCGCGGCGGCGATCCTTCAGGCGGCCGAGCGCGACGGCGCCCAGGTGCGCTGGATCCTGGAGACCCATGCGCACGCCGACCACCTGTCGGCGGCAGCCTGGTTGCGCGCGTCCACCGGTGCACAGACCGCGATTGGCGCGGGCATCGAACAGGTGCAGGAAACCTTCCGCCAGCGGCTGGGCCTGGAAGACGAGCCGGAGCTGGATGGCCGCGCGTTCGACCGTCTGCTGCACGACGGCGACGCGTTGCCGCTGGGCGAACTCGTGATCCACGTCATCGCCACGCCGGGACACACGCCCGACAGCCTCAGCTATCTGATCGGCGATGCAGTGTTCGTCGGCGATACGCTGTTCTCGCCGGAGGCGGGATCCGCACGCTGCGACTTCCCCGGCGGCGATGCGAATGCGCTGTACCAGTCGGTATGGCGCATCTACGGCCTGCCCGTCACCCGCATGTTCCTGGCGCACGACTATCCCGCCGCCGGAAGCGCGCCGCGGGCAGAGGTGCCGATCGCCGAGCAGCGCGCCGGGAACAAGCACATCCGGGACGGCGTGACGGAGGAGGCGTTCGTGGCGATGCGGCGGCAGCGCGACGCCGGCCTGCCGCCGCCGCGCCTGCTGTGGCCGGCGCTGCAGGTAAACATCCGCGGTGGCCGGCTGCCGCCGCCCGAAGGCAATGGCCAGCATTACTTCAAGCTGCCGTTGCAAGTGCTCGACTGA
- a CDS encoding HAD hydrolase-like protein, with protein sequence MLCLFDLDGTLIDSEHGITACVKHALERLRVAIPSTEELRRWIGPPLRHSFAPLLGHDAARVEAAVEHYHERFDTHGWREHAVYPGIEPLIGRLLDAGHQLAIVTGKPHRHAEPILAQLPFGQAFLRLYGPDPSSANSEKADMIAAAMADFGVRAEETVMIGDRHFDIEGAVANRVRGIGVLWGFGSRAELEQAGAAAIARSPEELGVLLGA encoded by the coding sequence ATGCTCTGCCTGTTCGACCTCGATGGCACGCTGATCGACTCCGAGCACGGGATCACCGCGTGCGTGAAACACGCGCTGGAGCGCCTGCGCGTGGCCATCCCGAGCACGGAGGAATTGCGTCGCTGGATCGGTCCTCCGCTGCGGCACAGCTTCGCGCCGCTGCTGGGCCATGACGCGGCACGGGTCGAGGCGGCGGTGGAGCACTACCACGAGCGCTTCGACACCCACGGCTGGCGCGAGCACGCCGTCTACCCGGGCATCGAGCCGTTGATCGGCCGCCTGCTCGACGCCGGCCACCAGCTGGCCATCGTTACCGGCAAGCCGCACCGGCATGCCGAACCGATCCTGGCGCAGCTGCCGTTCGGCCAGGCTTTTTTGCGGCTGTACGGACCCGATCCGTCGAGCGCCAACAGCGAAAAGGCGGACATGATCGCCGCCGCCATGGCGGACTTCGGCGTTCGCGCCGAGGAAACGGTGATGATCGGCGACCGCCACTTCGACATCGAAGGTGCCGTTGCCAACCGCGTGCGCGGCATCGGCGTGTTGTGGGGCTTCGGCAGCCGAGCGGAGCTGGAACAGGCGGGTGCCGCGGCGATCGCCAGATCGCCTGAAGAACTGGGCGTGCTGCTCGGCGCGTGA
- the gap gene encoding type I glyceraldehyde-3-phosphate dehydrogenase encodes MAIKVAINGFGRIGRNVLRAAVQNFADIEIVAINDLLEPDYLAYMLRYDSVHGRFKGEVAVDGAHLLVNGKRIRLTQERDPSNLKWDEVGAEVVIESTGLFLTKETCQKHLDAGAKKVIQSAPSKDDTPMFVYGVNHEKYAGETIISNASCTTNCLAPLAKVLNDKWGIKRGLMTTVHAATATQKTVDGPSNKDWRGGRGILENIIPSSTGAAKAVGVVIPELNKKLTGMSFRVPTSDVSVVDLTVELEKPATYAEICAEMKAQSEGALKGILGYTEEKVVATDFRGDARTSIFDADAGIALDPTFVKLVSWYDNEWGYSNKCLEMVRVVAK; translated from the coding sequence ATGGCCATCAAGGTCGCGATCAACGGCTTCGGCCGCATCGGCCGCAACGTGCTGCGCGCCGCCGTGCAGAATTTCGCGGACATCGAAATCGTCGCCATCAACGATCTGCTGGAGCCCGACTACCTGGCCTACATGCTGCGCTATGACTCCGTGCATGGCCGCTTCAAGGGCGAGGTGGCCGTCGATGGCGCCCACCTGCTCGTCAATGGCAAGCGCATTCGCCTGACCCAGGAGCGCGATCCGTCGAACCTGAAGTGGGACGAAGTCGGCGCCGAGGTGGTGATCGAATCGACCGGCCTGTTCCTGACCAAGGAAACCTGCCAGAAGCATCTGGACGCGGGCGCGAAGAAGGTGATCCAGTCGGCGCCCTCCAAGGACGACACGCCGATGTTCGTCTACGGCGTGAACCATGAGAAGTACGCCGGCGAGACGATCATCTCCAACGCCTCGTGCACCACCAACTGCCTGGCGCCGCTGGCCAAGGTGCTCAACGACAAGTGGGGCATCAAGCGCGGCCTGATGACCACCGTGCACGCGGCGACCGCCACGCAGAAGACGGTCGACGGTCCGAGCAACAAGGACTGGCGCGGCGGCCGGGGCATCCTGGAGAACATCATCCCCTCCTCCACCGGCGCGGCGAAGGCCGTGGGCGTGGTGATCCCCGAGCTCAACAAGAAGCTCACCGGCATGTCCTTCCGCGTGCCGACCAGCGACGTCTCGGTGGTCGACCTCACCGTCGAGCTGGAGAAGCCGGCGACCTACGCGGAGATCTGCGCCGAGATGAAGGCGCAGTCCGAAGGCGCGCTCAAGGGCATCCTGGGTTACACCGAGGAGAAGGTGGTCGCCACGGACTTCCGCGGCGACGCGCGCACCTCGATCTTCGACGCCGACGCCGGCATCGCGCTCGACCCGACCTTCGTCAAGCTGGTCAGCTGGTACGACAACGAGTGGGGCTATTCGAACAAGTGCCTGGAAATGGTGCGGGTGGTGGCGAAGTAA
- a CDS encoding porin family protein — protein sequence MKKTLIALAFASAGLLAVPAAFAQSAPTHNDGWFVNGNVGRTSIDKGPYDNHDTGYAIGGGYRWAITPSVALGAEVGYNDLGNIHVKNIFNSNDVVEQGRSQLHGWTAGVNGHFNVAPNWYVSARTGLYSWKGHGLSNDVNPVRKSLDDTSWYAGAGVGYDFSNNASLGLNFDHYDASKNNVNLDTNMVSVSAEYRF from the coding sequence ATGAAAAAGACGCTGATTGCCCTTGCCTTTGCTTCCGCCGGCCTGCTGGCCGTCCCCGCCGCGTTCGCGCAGAGCGCGCCGACCCACAACGACGGCTGGTTCGTCAACGGCAACGTCGGCCGCACCTCGATCGACAAGGGCCCGTACGACAACCACGACACCGGTTATGCGATCGGCGGCGGCTACCGCTGGGCGATCACCCCGTCCGTGGCGCTGGGCGCCGAGGTGGGCTACAACGACCTGGGCAACATCCACGTCAAGAACATTTTCAACAGCAATGACGTGGTCGAGCAGGGCCGCTCGCAGCTGCACGGCTGGACCGCCGGCGTGAACGGCCATTTCAACGTGGCGCCGAACTGGTACGTCAGCGCACGCACGGGCCTGTACAGCTGGAAGGGCCACGGCCTTTCCAATGACGTCAACCCGGTGCGCAAGAGCCTGGACGACACCAGCTGGTACGCCGGCGCGGGCGTGGGCTACGACTTCAGCAACAACGCCAGCCTGGGCCTCAACTTCGACCACTACGATGCGTCGAAGAACAACGTCAACCTCGACACCAACATGGTGTCCGTCAGCGCCGAATACCGGTTCTGA
- a CDS encoding class I fructose-bisphosphate aldolase yields MSIEDLESIAQAMVAPGKGIIAIDESTNTIKKRFEAVGIENTEENRRAYRELLLTTPGLNEHISGAILYDETLRQKTKDGVPFTEVMKKNGIIPGIKVDKGPVPLAGFPGDVVTEGLDGLRDRLAEYVKLGAQFCKWRAVINISDDNPSSTAIEANCHALARYAALCQEAGLVPMVEPEVIMDGDHSIEVSYEVHEAVLRSLFNALYEQNVMLEGTILKVSMVIPGKDCDEQAEVEEVAEATVRVLKSTVPASLPGIVFLSGGQTDEQSTAHLNAMNHIGPHPWPLSFSYGRAMQQAALKLWAKDMKANYAEAQKTVAARAKENGLAALGQWNG; encoded by the coding sequence ATGAGCATCGAAGATCTTGAAAGCATCGCCCAGGCGATGGTCGCGCCCGGCAAGGGCATCATCGCGATCGACGAATCGACCAACACGATCAAGAAGCGCTTCGAGGCGGTCGGCATCGAGAACACCGAGGAAAACCGCCGCGCCTACCGCGAACTGCTGCTGACCACGCCGGGCCTGAACGAGCACATCTCCGGTGCGATCCTGTACGACGAAACGCTGCGCCAGAAGACCAAGGATGGCGTGCCGTTCACCGAGGTGATGAAGAAGAACGGCATCATCCCGGGCATCAAGGTCGACAAGGGTCCGGTGCCGCTGGCCGGCTTCCCGGGCGACGTGGTTACCGAGGGCCTCGATGGCCTGCGCGACCGCCTCGCCGAGTACGTCAAGCTGGGCGCGCAGTTCTGCAAGTGGCGCGCGGTGATCAACATCTCCGACGACAACCCCAGCTCCACCGCGATCGAAGCCAACTGCCACGCGCTGGCCCGTTACGCCGCGCTGTGCCAGGAAGCCGGGCTGGTGCCGATGGTCGAGCCGGAAGTGATCATGGACGGCGACCACTCGATCGAGGTCAGCTACGAAGTGCACGAAGCCGTGCTGCGCAGCCTGTTCAACGCGCTGTACGAGCAGAACGTGATGCTCGAGGGCACCATCCTGAAGGTCAGCATGGTCATCCCCGGCAAGGACTGCGACGAGCAGGCCGAAGTCGAGGAGGTGGCCGAGGCGACCGTGCGCGTGCTCAAGAGCACCGTGCCGGCCTCGCTGCCGGGCATCGTGTTCCTCTCCGGCGGCCAGACCGACGAGCAGTCGACCGCGCACCTCAACGCCATGAACCACATCGGCCCGCACCCGTGGCCGCTGTCGTTCTCCTACGGCCGCGCCATGCAGCAGGCGGCGCTGAAGCTGTGGGCCAAGGACATGAAGGCCAACTACGCCGAGGCGCAGAAGACCGTCGCCGCGCGTGCCAAGGAGAATGGCCTGGCCGCGCTGGGACAGTGGAACGGCTGA
- the pyk gene encoding pyruvate kinase translates to MNAENHLRRTKIVATLGPATDAPGMLARLIAEGVDVVRLNLSHGQPQDHRARAMAVRDAALAAGREVGILADLQGPKIRIEKFANGPIELHPGDPFVLDCSPDAPPGDGTRVGVSYHQLPQDVAAGDVLLLDDGLVALRVDAVEGAQVRCEVLIGGKLSDRKGLNRQGGGLSVSALSDKDRADIRLAAEIGADFLAVSFVRSAADMEQARRLLREADGLGALVAKIERADAIPVLGEIIDASDAVMVARGDLGVEIGDAELPGLQKKIIREAVARNRAVITATQMLQSMVTAPIPTRAEVLDVANAVIDGTDAVMLSQETAAGAHPDVAVAAMRRICLGAERQFEPKEDLTSAAHRLDRADQAIALAAMVLAGQLGVRALIALTDSGATAQWLSRYRSAVPIFALSPSADARRRMLLLRDVQPVAFTEVSQSSAANAREAVRQLFAQGKLAEGDRVVLTQGDRVGAGGGTNTLKLLLVGAEGIVESLRDL, encoded by the coding sequence ATGAATGCCGAAAACCACCTGCGCCGCACCAAGATCGTCGCCACCCTGGGTCCCGCCACCGACGCGCCGGGCATGCTCGCGCGACTGATCGCCGAGGGCGTGGACGTGGTCCGCCTCAACCTTTCGCACGGCCAACCGCAGGACCATCGCGCCCGCGCCATGGCGGTGCGCGACGCGGCCCTGGCGGCCGGCCGCGAGGTCGGCATCCTCGCCGACCTGCAGGGCCCGAAGATCCGCATCGAGAAATTCGCCAACGGTCCGATCGAGCTGCATCCGGGCGATCCGTTCGTGCTCGACTGCTCGCCCGACGCGCCGCCCGGCGACGGCACCCGTGTCGGTGTCAGCTACCACCAGCTTCCGCAGGACGTGGCGGCCGGCGACGTGCTGCTGCTGGACGACGGGCTGGTCGCGTTGCGCGTGGATGCCGTCGAAGGCGCACAAGTGCGCTGCGAGGTGCTGATCGGCGGCAAGCTTTCCGATCGCAAGGGGCTCAACCGCCAGGGCGGCGGCTTGTCGGTGTCCGCGCTTTCGGACAAGGACCGGGCGGACATCCGCCTGGCGGCCGAAATCGGCGCCGACTTCCTCGCCGTCTCGTTCGTGCGTTCGGCGGCCGACATGGAGCAGGCGCGTCGCCTGCTGCGCGAGGCCGATGGCCTTGGCGCGCTGGTCGCGAAGATCGAGCGTGCCGACGCGATTCCGGTGCTGGGCGAGATCATCGACGCATCCGATGCGGTGATGGTGGCGCGCGGTGACCTGGGCGTGGAAATCGGCGACGCCGAGCTGCCCGGCCTGCAGAAGAAGATCATCCGCGAGGCGGTCGCCCGCAACCGCGCCGTGATCACCGCCACGCAGATGCTGCAGTCGATGGTGACCGCGCCGATTCCCACGCGCGCCGAAGTGCTCGACGTCGCCAACGCGGTGATCGACGGCACCGACGCGGTGATGCTCTCGCAGGAGACCGCCGCCGGCGCGCATCCGGACGTGGCGGTGGCCGCCATGCGACGCATCTGCCTGGGCGCCGAGCGCCAGTTCGAGCCCAAGGAAGACCTGACCTCCGCCGCGCATCGACTGGACCGCGCGGACCAGGCGATCGCCCTGGCCGCGATGGTGCTGGCCGGGCAGCTCGGCGTGCGCGCACTGATCGCGTTGACCGACTCGGGCGCCACCGCGCAGTGGCTCTCGCGCTATCGCAGCGCGGTACCGATCTTCGCGCTCTCGCCCAGCGCCGACGCCCGCCGCCGCATGCTGCTGCTGCGCGACGTGCAACCGGTGGCCTTTACCGAGGTGAGCCAGAGTTCGGCGGCCAACGCGCGCGAGGCGGTTCGCCAGCTGTTCGCGCAGGGCAAACTGGCCGAGGGTGACCGCGTGGTGCTCACCCAGGGCGACCGCGTCGGTGCCGGTGGCGGCACCAACACGCTCAAGTTGCTGCTGGTGGGTGCGGAGGGCATCGTCGAGAGCCTGCGCGACCTGTAA
- a CDS encoding energy transducer TonB, which translates to MNPTVRRLAFATLLAAGLPVAAQSQQRVDPRHLYDHWILLNQNVAVDVPNSARNVNQPGCAAVSYMIGSDGLPRDLKVEKVVPKGDFGQIALSAVSNFRYGPSLSNKNHDPVATYYVVPFNAPSDPAGQEQVMAPCRLPGYEN; encoded by the coding sequence ATGAACCCGACCGTCCGTCGTCTCGCCTTCGCGACGCTGCTGGCCGCTGGTCTGCCGGTGGCGGCCCAGTCCCAGCAACGGGTTGATCCGCGGCACCTGTACGACCACTGGATCCTCCTGAACCAGAACGTCGCCGTCGACGTGCCCAACAGTGCCCGGAACGTCAACCAGCCGGGCTGCGCGGCGGTGAGCTACATGATCGGTTCCGACGGCCTGCCGCGCGATCTGAAGGTCGAGAAAGTCGTCCCCAAGGGCGATTTCGGCCAGATCGCGCTGAGCGCCGTGTCCAACTTCCGCTACGGCCCCTCGCTGTCCAACAAGAACCACGATCCGGTGGCTACGTACTACGTGGTGCCGTTCAACGCGCCCTCCGATCCGGCCGGCCAGGAGCAGGTGATGGCACCGTGCCGCCTGCCGGGCTACGAAAACTAG